In the genome of Nicoliella spurrieriana, the window GCTGGGAACTTTCCCAGCTTTTTTAATTTAGAAGGGAAATGATGAAATGTTAATTGGAACTGTTACCGAATATGATCAAAAAAGAGGTTTTGGATATATTAAGGAAGCTGATAAGAATAAATTATTCGTTCATTTTTCAGCAATTATTGGTGATGGGTTTAAAACCTTAACCCCTGGTGAAAAGGTTCAATACGTAGTAGTTAATGGTCAAAAGGGCCCGCAAGCTGCTAAGGTCCAACCCATTGAAACCAATTAAATTGCAAAGTTAAATAATTATCGCTAAAATTATAATAGTTAATGAAATGGGTGATAATGATGAACTTAGAGGAAAAAATAATTAAAAGAGAACCTAAATACCATGGTTCAATTATTGATGTAGAAAAACAAATTGTTAAATTACCTAATGGTCAAGAATCTAGTAGGGATATTGTTTACCATGCGAAAGCTGTTGCGGCGCTGGTAATTACCGGTGATAATAAAATGCTAATGGAGACTCAATGGCGGGCACCAGTTCAGGAAGTAACTTTAGAAATTCCAGCTGGAAAGGTTGATTCTAGGGATACGGGCTCATCTAAAGATGCAATGGTTCGTGAGTTGAACGAAGAAGTTCGCTATCGTGCTAAAACATTAAAGCACTTGACCGGCTTTTATACCTCGGTTGGTTTTTCTGATGAATATATGGATCTATACTTAGCGACCGACCTGGAACCAGTTAGTGATGAATTACCACGCGATAAGGGTGAGTATCTGGGCATTAAAGCTTATTCACTAAGTGAAGCTAAGCATCTTTTGGATAGTGGTAAAATAAAGGATGCTAAGACTGCAATGGCTATTTTATACTGGGAATTATTAAGTAAGTAGGTGAATGTGATTAGTAACAATGAACATTCAGATTCAGATTTTATGACTAGAAAACAATATCGTAAAATCAAGGAAAACAACGATAATCTAGATGATTTGGATAGCAGTGCAACTCAGTTTTCATCTGATGAGCCACTTAGTCGGCAACGATTGCGTCAGAATAAATTATGGGAAGATCAAGCAACTAAACAACAAATTGCTGAACAACGCTCAAAACGAATTGCTCACCGCTTGGATACTTTGATTATTTTGCTTGGGATTGGAATTTTAATTGTGTTTTTAGTATTATTTTTTGTAAATTAAGGAGAATTTAAAATGAAATACGGAATTTTATGTGCAATGGATGAAGAAATCAAGAGCCTTCACGACAGTTTAGAAAATGAAGTGAAAAAAACAATTAAGGGAATTGATTTCTTTACCGGAACGATTAATGGAGAATCAGTAGTTTTAGTTAAATCTGGGATTGGTAAGGTTGAGGCAGGAATTACTTCAGTTTTATTAGTGACTGAATTTGATGTTGACATTATTATCAATACTGGTTCAGCAGCTGGAATTGGCAAGGGTCTTTCAGTTGGGGATGTAGTTATTTCTACTGAAACTGCTTACCACGATGCTGATGCTACTGCTGCTGGTTATGAGTATGGACAAGTTCCGGACCAACCTGCGCGCTTTAAAGCGGATCAGTCGTTTGTTAATCAAGTAATGACAGCTGCTCAATCAGTTGGGTTAGAGGCTAAGACAGGTTTAATTGTATCTGGAGATCAATTCATTGCAAGTCAACATCAAATTGACAATATTTTAAACCACTTCCCAGATGCATTATCTAGTGAAATGGAAGGGGCTGCCGTTGGCCAAGTTGCTAATCAATTTCACATTCCATACGTAGTAATTAGGGCAATGTCAGATGTTGGAGATGAAAATGCGGATATGAGTTTTAATGAGTTTGTGGTTGAAGCTGGTAAACGATCTGCTAAAATGATGCTAAACTTCTTACAAAATCAAGATTAACAAGGGGGTTTTTAATTTTGAAAGAAATTTACCTTGATAATGCTGCAACCACGCCAATTGCTGATGAAGTATTAGCTGACATGACTGATAAGTATAAAAATATATTTGGGAATGCGTCCACTCTTTATGGATTGGGACGGGAAGCTCATTCAGTTTTAGAGGATAGCCGACATTTAATTGCTAAAAGCATTAACGCTGATGATAATGAGATTGTGTTTACTAGTGGTGGTTCCGAAAGTGATAATACTGCAATCATTCAAACTGCTGAGGCGCGTCAGTCTCTAGGCAAACACATTATTACGACTGCGATTGAACATGAAGCGGTGTTAAAACCACTTCAATATCTTGAATCAAAAGGTTTTACCGTCACCTATCTTCCAGTTGATGAAAATGGTAATATTTCGTTACAGGATTTAAAGGACGCACTGGATGATGAAACTATTTTGGTAACCATCATGAGTGGGAATAACGAGGTCGGTAGCCGAATGCCCATTCATGAAATCGGTGAGTTACTTAAGGACCACCAAGCTTGGTTTCATACCGATGCAGTGCAAGTCTATGGATTATTAGATGTTGACGTAAAGGCTGATCATATCGACATGCTTTCGACTTCTGCTCATAAAATTAATGGTCCTAAAATGATGGGATTTCTATATCGGCAAAGCGACATCCGTTTTCCTAGTTTTATTAAGGGTGGCGATCAAGAAATGAAACGGCGCGCTGGAACTGAAAATGTTCCCGGAATTTCCGGATTTGCCACTGCCGTATCATTACTGGATTCTACTGAAAAACAACATCGTCAGGACAAATACTACCATTTTAAGAAAATGATTATGGATGGGTTAAACGCTAACGGAATTGACTTTGCAGTTAATGGTCAATTATCCCATGATAATCTAAACCATGTGCTAAACCTTTGGATTAAGGGGATTTCCACTTATGTACTTCAAACTAATCTTGATTTAGCAGGGATTGCTGTTTCTGGTGGATCAGCATGTACTGCTGGTAGCATTGAGCCATCGCATGTGTTAGTCGCAATGTTTGGCAAGCAAAGTCCACGGATTGGCGAATCGATTCGGGTTAGCTTTGGCCACCTTACCACTGAATCAGATATTAATACGTTTATTAATGAAGTAACTAAAATTGTGAATCGTTTAAAAAAGAAATCATAGGAGGTTCTTTAATGGCATTTTCCACTGTAGAAAAATTAGCAGGTGATAGTCGTAAATTTAAGGTTAATCCTGAAATTAAACAGTTCACCATGTTAGATTTAGGATTTAATAAATTGAATAATGGCAGTTTTGTATTAAAACAACCATTAAGTGGCTTTAATCTAAATACTGGCTTTACATTAAAGGTAGCTATAAATAAGGATTTAGATCAACTAAAATTAGCAGTGACCGATGCAAAGGGGCTCAGAAAGGTTGATCTTTTTAAGGGCAATCAGCATCCAGAAGATGTTGAACAGCTAAACTTTCAAATTCAAAATTTAATTTTAAGAAAAGTACTTGCAATTGCAAACTAGCTATATTAATTTGCATTTCTTCTTTTAAGTTAGTAATATATTAATACTGGAAATTGCGACCTTCAAATCGTGGATTATCAGAAATCTAAGGAAATGATGGTGATAGATAAATGACCGATAATAGTAAAATTCGGGTTGTCGTTGGAATGAGTGGCGGAGTGGACTCTTCAGTTACTGCCTACGTTCTAAAGCAACAAGGATATGATGTTGTTGGAGTTTTTATGAAAAATTGGGATGATACCGATGAAAATGGGGTCTGTACAGCAACTGAAGATTATAAAGATGTTGCTAAAGTGGCTTCACAAATTGGGATTCCATATTACTCCGTTAATTTTGAAAAAGAATATTGGGA includes:
- a CDS encoding cysteine desulfurase family protein, giving the protein MKEIYLDNAATTPIADEVLADMTDKYKNIFGNASTLYGLGREAHSVLEDSRHLIAKSINADDNEIVFTSGGSESDNTAIIQTAEARQSLGKHIITTAIEHEAVLKPLQYLESKGFTVTYLPVDENGNISLQDLKDALDDETILVTIMSGNNEVGSRMPIHEIGELLKDHQAWFHTDAVQVYGLLDVDVKADHIDMLSTSAHKINGPKMMGFLYRQSDIRFPSFIKGGDQEMKRRAGTENVPGISGFATAVSLLDSTEKQHRQDKYYHFKKMIMDGLNANGIDFAVNGQLSHDNLNHVLNLWIKGISTYVLQTNLDLAGIAVSGGSACTAGSIEPSHVLVAMFGKQSPRIGESIRVSFGHLTTESDINTFINEVTKIVNRLKKKS
- a CDS encoding cold-shock protein, encoding MLIGTVTEYDQKRGFGYIKEADKNKLFVHFSAIIGDGFKTLTPGEKVQYVVVNGQKGPQAAKVQPIETN
- a CDS encoding 5'-methylthioadenosine/adenosylhomocysteine nucleosidase, with the translated sequence MKYGILCAMDEEIKSLHDSLENEVKKTIKGIDFFTGTINGESVVLVKSGIGKVEAGITSVLLVTEFDVDIIINTGSAAGIGKGLSVGDVVISTETAYHDADATAAGYEYGQVPDQPARFKADQSFVNQVMTAAQSVGLEAKTGLIVSGDQFIASQHQIDNILNHFPDALSSEMEGAAVGQVANQFHIPYVVIRAMSDVGDENADMSFNEFVVEAGKRSAKMMLNFLQNQD
- a CDS encoding NUDIX hydrolase; translated protein: MNLEEKIIKREPKYHGSIIDVEKQIVKLPNGQESSRDIVYHAKAVAALVITGDNKMLMETQWRAPVQEVTLEIPAGKVDSRDTGSSKDAMVRELNEEVRYRAKTLKHLTGFYTSVGFSDEYMDLYLATDLEPVSDELPRDKGEYLGIKAYSLSEAKHLLDSGKIKDAKTAMAILYWELLSK